Proteins encoded in a region of the Pocillopora verrucosa isolate sample1 chromosome 11, ASM3666991v2, whole genome shotgun sequence genome:
- the LOC131794591 gene encoding tyrosinase, translated as MRGRFLMFTFLVVAFYLSVASSQGRYDYSCNTYQEGQAVDGPCGQRCICVNERLRYCCRQRKDFPSMTREERIRYVNTVIKASTHRRYRRQYNRIIAMHARLFDSGIHSKQQFLPWHRWFLLRYENFLRKVDCRVTLPYWDWSLFAKGVWRTGIDDIWSNKPWGLGGNGRKKKSHRAGCVKTGRFSQRKWRLTPSAKRGCLRRKFSAPAPDIIALHLTKAHRPREFTEFELNVRANLHDAFHCEIGGTMCAHNSANAPEFFLHHAFIDKIWADWQAKSNDHMETYFTTVPRYVRMEGNDFHPSDYIDTFNLPHPNVDRTDDYICVMYQDAAHPLYKEITQRLEKLSTREVRTIPRLYFKPATTRQLRRLGVKRKERRHARKLLNKELEPRKRIRKSQLRKEYDKLLGFKLDDIPFRYTSRDFPTRNTSLTYDRWLARSLNAAEMSSEGLEFFRRANISNAMV; from the exons ATGAGAGGAAGATTTTTAATGTTTACTTTCTTGGTGGTTGCCTTCTACCTTTCAG tggCGTCATCTCAGGGCCGCTATGACTATTCGTGCAACACCTATCAAGAAGGTCAAGCAGTCGACGGTCCGTGTGGGCAGCGGTGCATTTGTGTGAACGAGAGGCTGCGATACTGTTGTCGACAAAGAAAAGATTTCCCCTCAATGACTCGAGAAGAAAGAATTCGCTATGTAAACACAGTCATCAAAGCCTCGACTCATAGAAGATACAGAAGACAATACAACCGAATTATCGCCATGCATGCGAGACTGTTTGATTCCGGAATTCACTCTAAACAGCAGTTTTTACCATGGCACCGTTG GTTTCTTCTTCGCTACGAGAATTTTCTACGCAAGGTGGATTGCCGAGTGACTCTTCCTTACTGGGACTGGAGTTTGTTCGCTAAAGGTGTTTGGCGAACAGGCATAGACGACATCTGGTCCAACAAGCCTTGGGGACTGGGAGGAAATGGTCGGAAGAAAAAATCTCACAGAGCTGGATGCGTTAAAACCGGGCGTTTCAGTCAACGTAAATGGCGGTTGACACCCTCGGCTAAAAGAGGATGCCTAAGGAGAAAGTTCTCAG CTCCAGCCCCAGATATTATTGCCCTTCATTTGACAAAAGCACATCGTCCACGTGAGTTCACTGAGTTTGAGCTTAACGTGCGTGCTAACCTCCATGATGCCTTCCACTGCGAAATTGGAGGAACAATGTGCGCTCATAACTCTGCAAACGCACCGGAGTTCTTCTTACATCACGCATTCATCGACAAGATTTGGGCGGACTGGCAGGCAAAGAGTAATGATCACATGGAGACTTACTTTACAACTGTTCCCAGATACGTCCGAATGGAGGGGAACGATTTCCACCCGAGCGATTACATAGATACGTTTAACCTGCCCCACCCTAATGTAGACAGAACTGATGACTACATTTGTGTTATGTATCAAGATGCAGCTCATCCGCTTTACAAAGAGATTACTCAGCGCCTCGAGAAGCTCAGCACACGTGAAGTAAGGACAATTCCCCGACTGTACTTCAAACCGGCAACCACAAGACAGCTACGACGTCTTGGAGTGAAGAGAAAAGAACGGAGACACGCGAGAAAGCTTCTTAATAAGGAACTTGAACCTAGGAAAAGAATCCGCAAGAGTCAGTTACGCAAAGAGTACGATAAGCTTCTAGGTTTTAAACTTGACGACATTCCTTTCCGATATACATCCAGGGATTTTCCAACGAGGAACACAAGTCTCACATATGATCGCTGGCTAGCTAGATCTCTAAACGCAGCTGAAATGTCATCCGAAGGTCTTGAGTTCTTCCGGCGTGCAAACATTTCCAATGCCATGGTGTAA